A region of Alphaproteobacteria bacterium DNA encodes the following proteins:
- a CDS encoding A24 family peptidase, with protein sequence MSEFWSVLAGGILGLVAAGAATHLGLRLADRMPGEKFWPECLYCQRPARSHEILPVFGWLLRPDAFRLPCPCGQQQKQWAVPAAEILGAVAAVTAAWIGGMHGSTLWMCLACGLLPAIAVVDLLFGIIPDVFNALLAVLGLGWLLSGGGELTVGLMLSGMMLLFGLFLAYGYSALRRKEMLGLGDVKFFAAAGLWLQPAVMPWFMVAAGLMGAVSGLFWKRMIGGEQSPFAPALCLSLLGCLLYQAR encoded by the coding sequence GTGAGCGAATTCTGGTCAGTTCTTGCGGGCGGGATATTGGGGCTTGTGGCTGCGGGCGCGGCGACCCATTTGGGTTTGCGCCTTGCCGACCGCATGCCGGGCGAGAAGTTCTGGCCCGAATGCCTCTATTGCCAGCGTCCGGCCCGGAGTCATGAAATACTGCCGGTTTTCGGCTGGCTGCTGCGCCCGGATGCTTTTCGCCTGCCTTGCCCTTGCGGACAGCAGCAAAAGCAATGGGCCGTTCCGGCGGCGGAGATTCTGGGCGCTGTCGCCGCGGTGACGGCGGCTTGGATAGGGGGAATGCATGGGAGCACCCTATGGATGTGCCTTGCATGCGGCCTCTTGCCTGCCATTGCCGTTGTCGATCTTCTGTTCGGCATCATCCCGGATGTTTTCAATGCGCTGCTCGCGGTGCTGGGATTGGGCTGGCTGCTTTCCGGCGGCGGCGAGCTGACGGTCGGGCTGATGCTCAGCGGCATGATGCTGTTGTTCGGCCTGTTCCTGGCCTATGGGTACAGCGCGCTGCGGCGCAAGGAGATGCTCGGCCTCGGCGACGTCAAATTTTTCGCGGCGGCGGGATTATGGCTGCAGCCGGCCGTCATGCCGTGGTTCATGGTCGCGGCGGGCCTGATGGGGGCGGTAAGCGGCCTGTTCTGGAAACGCATGATCGGCGGCGAGCAATCCCCTTTTGCTCCCGCTTTATGTCTTAGCCTGTTAGGCTGCCTGCTTTATCAGGCGAGGTGA
- the pgeF gene encoding peptidoglycan editing factor PgeF has product MMFTTSRELAALEHVRHGFFTRHGGVSEGEYGSLNTAWSNGDSRENIVENRRRVASAIGAEAESLLTCHQIHSPDAVTVTEIWNPAENPKADAMVTNRPGIALGVLSADCVPLLLADPAAGIIGAAHAGWRGALSGVIENTIAAMSALGAKPENIVAAIGPCIWQNSYEVGPEFPAPFLVQHSDYARYFRPSTRAGHYMFDLPGLTEEKLRLLGIRQITPSPADTLSSPDLYFSYRRNTLQNKAKNGSLIAAIMLT; this is encoded by the coding sequence ATGATGTTCACGACATCACGGGAACTTGCCGCTTTGGAACATGTTCGCCACGGATTCTTCACCCGCCACGGCGGCGTGAGCGAAGGCGAATATGGCTCGCTCAACACCGCATGGAGCAATGGCGATAGCCGCGAGAATATCGTGGAAAATCGGCGCAGGGTTGCTTCCGCCATCGGCGCCGAAGCCGAAAGTCTGCTGACCTGCCATCAAATCCATTCGCCCGATGCGGTCACGGTGACGGAAATCTGGAATCCGGCCGAGAACCCTAAAGCCGACGCGATGGTGACGAACCGTCCCGGCATCGCGCTGGGAGTTCTGTCCGCCGACTGCGTTCCGCTGCTGCTTGCGGATCCCGCCGCCGGAATCATCGGCGCGGCTCACGCAGGCTGGCGCGGCGCGCTCTCCGGCGTGATCGAAAACACGATTGCGGCGATGAGCGCCCTGGGCGCGAAGCCGGAGAATATCGTCGCCGCCATCGGCCCCTGCATCTGGCAGAATTCCTATGAAGTCGGGCCGGAATTTCCCGCGCCTTTCTTGGTTCAGCACTCCGACTATGCGCGCTATTTCAGGCCGTCCACGCGTGCAGGCCATTATATGTTCGACCTGCCCGGCCTGACGGAAGAGAAGCTGCGCCTGCTCGGCATCCGGCAGATAACGCCGTCGCCCGCCGATACGCTGTCCAGTCCCGATCTTTATTTCAGTTACCGGCGCAACACGTTGCAGAATAAGGCCAAGAACGGCAGCCTGATCGCGGCGATCATGCTGACATGA
- a CDS encoding accessory factor UbiK family protein, producing MPKASTQFLEDMGHVLAALLGTAVSARGQARGKAKQKLGLLLQRLQLAGREDFDALHDMLKAARSEQESLKARVAALEGKSENKGGPATVKAPINRKLKTGKNSPGKSSRKRNKARR from the coding sequence ATGCCCAAGGCTTCGACGCAATTTCTGGAGGATATGGGGCATGTGCTGGCTGCCTTGCTCGGTACGGCGGTTTCGGCGCGCGGCCAGGCGAGAGGGAAGGCCAAACAAAAGCTGGGGCTGCTTTTGCAGCGGCTGCAGCTCGCCGGACGCGAGGATTTCGACGCGCTGCACGACATGCTGAAAGCCGCGCGGTCGGAGCAAGAATCATTGAAGGCGAGAGTCGCGGCGTTGGAAGGCAAAAGCGAGAACAAGGGCGGCCCGGCAACAGTCAAGGCTCCGATTAACAGAAAATTAAAAACCGGAAAAAATTCTCCCGGCAAGTCGTCGCGCAAGCGGAATAAAGCCCGGCGGTAG
- a CDS encoding flagellar hook-basal body complex protein FliE, whose protein sequence is MVANIIDAVSAYRKATEIPKEVASIGAVGAKSGNSFGDMLQQVIGDSVEQLKSAEQVSRLGALGKANPVEIATAISGAETTVQMMVTLRDRMISAYQEITRMNV, encoded by the coding sequence ATGGTTGCGAATATCATCGATGCGGTTTCGGCCTATCGCAAGGCCACCGAGATACCCAAGGAAGTGGCCTCCATCGGAGCCGTCGGGGCTAAAAGCGGCAACAGTTTCGGCGACATGCTGCAGCAGGTGATCGGCGATTCGGTCGAGCAGTTGAAATCCGCCGAGCAGGTCAGCAGACTCGGCGCGCTAGGCAAGGCCAATCCCGTCGAAATCGCCACGGCGATTTCCGGCGCGGAAACGACGGTGCAGATGATGGTCACGCTGCGCGACCGCATGATCAGCGCCTATCAGGAAATCACGCGAATGAATGTGTAG
- the alr gene encoding alanine racemase encodes MQIPFNIFDTLPRDCWVDIDASQLADNIRILQAHAGCPALAVIKANGYGHGYQNAARAFLVGGASYLGVASLSEGMLLRQMGITAPVLIICGMLPAEMATAAQAGLEFFVWRSDHVTALREMPKGRKPIRVHLEIDTGMGRGGCWPEEAVQIAQELRQIEGIELAGLCTHFASADILDIDDTPRQIDRFNQAIAALAAVGIRPEIIHAANSPGSLYFPQARYDMVRLGVVAYGVPPDEGLAIPDGVKTALTWRARITSTKILPADHGVGYGSEYTMPSSSRIGVLPVGYADGFRRVPKNINTVLIEGQERKVLGRVCMDQCMIDLSGLGDITGAEAILIGRQGDRQISVEDVARRWNTNPYDVYTGIATRVPRHAAGA; translated from the coding sequence ATGCAGATTCCATTCAACATCTTCGACACGCTTCCGCGCGATTGCTGGGTCGATATCGACGCTTCGCAATTAGCCGATAATATCCGAATCCTGCAGGCTCATGCGGGATGCCCGGCCTTGGCCGTCATCAAAGCGAACGGATATGGCCATGGATATCAAAATGCCGCCCGCGCCTTCCTGGTGGGAGGCGCGAGCTATCTTGGCGTTGCCAGCCTTTCGGAGGGAATGCTTCTCCGGCAAATGGGAATCACCGCCCCTGTCCTGATTATTTGCGGCATGCTGCCCGCGGAAATGGCGACGGCCGCGCAAGCCGGTTTGGAATTTTTTGTTTGGCGCAGCGATCATGTCACGGCCTTGCGCGAAATGCCGAAAGGCCGGAAACCGATACGAGTGCATCTCGAAATCGATACCGGCATGGGGCGCGGCGGCTGCTGGCCGGAAGAAGCGGTTCAAATCGCACAGGAGTTGCGACAGATCGAGGGCATCGAGCTGGCGGGCTTATGTACGCATTTCGCTTCCGCCGATATTCTCGATATCGACGATACGCCGCGCCAGATCGACCGGTTCAATCAGGCGATTGCGGCATTGGCGGCAGTGGGCATCCGGCCTGAAATCATCCATGCCGCGAACTCGCCCGGATCGCTTTATTTTCCCCAGGCGCGTTACGACATGGTCAGGCTGGGCGTCGTCGCCTACGGCGTTCCTCCCGACGAAGGCCTGGCGATCCCCGACGGCGTCAAGACGGCCCTGACCTGGCGCGCGCGAATTACGTCGACAAAAATTCTTCCGGCGGATCACGGCGTCGGCTACGGCAGCGAATACACAATGCCGTCATCGAGCCGCATCGGCGTTCTGCCGGTCGGTTATGCCGACGGATTCCGCCGCGTTCCGAAAAACATCAACACAGTTCTGATCGAAGGACAGGAAAGAAAAGTTCTCGGCCGCGTCTGCATGGATCAATGCATGATCGATCTAAGCGGTCTCGGCGATATAACCGGCGCCGAAGCCATCCTCATTGGGCGGCAGGGCGATCGGCAAATTTCAGTCGAAGATGTCGCGCGCCGGTGGAACACCAATCCCTATGACGTCTATACCGGCATCGCCACGCGCGTACCCAGGCATGCGGCGGGAGCATAG
- a CDS encoding NUDIX hydrolase — MTPAQTDIESIRPVDLTSIDQTAFVRCFADCVVLTKDGKILLQQRPPDWGRSAGCLTMFGGHIEPGESPMQAIVRETKEELGADVLPSDVVSLGAVTEDFTDHTELVYGYFWHDKRGTITGCYECEAVYYDRIEGALAHPKIMDYVRWFLRECANRGLLKTTAPRSP; from the coding sequence ATGACGCCCGCGCAAACAGATATAGAATCCATTCGCCCGGTCGATTTAACGAGCATCGATCAAACGGCCTTTGTCCGCTGTTTCGCCGATTGCGTCGTGCTGACCAAGGATGGAAAAATTCTGTTGCAGCAGCGCCCGCCTGATTGGGGCAGAAGCGCGGGCTGTCTGACCATGTTCGGCGGGCATATAGAACCTGGCGAAAGCCCGATGCAGGCCATAGTGCGCGAAACGAAGGAAGAGCTTGGCGCGGACGTGCTGCCGTCCGACGTCGTCAGCCTCGGCGCGGTCACCGAAGACTTCACCGATCATACCGAACTGGTTTACGGCTATTTCTGGCATGACAAGCGCGGCACGATCACCGGCTGCTATGAATGCGAGGCCGTATATTACGACCGCATCGAGGGCGCGCTCGCCCATCCCAAGATCATGGATTACGTGCGCTGGTTCCTGCGGGAATGCGCAAACCGGGGATTGCTTAAGACCACAGCCCCACGATCTCCTTGA
- a CDS encoding YbjN domain-containing protein, whose amino-acid sequence MSYNVSVAHSGVAHNPLDIIEEIVVANEWLFERNANDELIVELSGRWCHYRLFFVWQRQISALQFSCQFDLKVPAARKSSVHDLLAAMNGKMWLGHFEICPDDATPMFRHTLLMRGARGDTVETLEDLVEIALTESERFYPAFQFVIWGGKQPAEAIASAMIDTVGQA is encoded by the coding sequence ATGTCATATAATGTTTCGGTGGCTCATAGCGGTGTCGCGCACAATCCGCTCGACATCATCGAAGAGATCGTCGTCGCCAATGAATGGCTGTTCGAGCGCAACGCCAATGATGAATTGATCGTCGAGCTTTCGGGCCGCTGGTGCCATTACCGGCTGTTTTTCGTGTGGCAGCGGCAAATCTCCGCGCTGCAGTTCTCGTGCCAGTTCGATCTGAAGGTTCCCGCCGCGCGCAAGAGCAGCGTGCATGATTTGCTCGCCGCCATGAACGGCAAGATGTGGCTCGGCCATTTCGAGATTTGCCCCGACGACGCCACGCCGATGTTCCGCCATACTTTGCTGATGCGCGGCGCGCGCGGCGATACGGTGGAGACGCTGGAAGACCTCGTCGAGATCGCGCTGACCGAAAGCGAACGCTTCTACCCCGCGTTCCAGTTCGTGATCTGGGGAGGCAAGCAGCCCGCCGAAGCCATTGCCTCGGCGATGATCGACACCGTCGGGCAGGCTTGA
- a CDS encoding SAM-dependent methyltransferase, whose protein sequence is MESAALRDIILRVAEKNPLTIAQYMELALQHPEYGYYRHSDPLGADGDFVTAPEISQMFGETIALWCLKTWRQMGEPPEFILCELGPGRGTMMADIMRLSVQAEGFRKACRVILVESNASLRERQDKALVEHHPRWVDHLSALPELPAIILANEFFDALPVRQFIHHETGWSEIRVGVQDGALAWVMGRPAPSAAMLLSETQRKLPVGAIAEISPQAQDVMRQAAAHIAEHSGAVLAIDYGYETPGGNPTFQALEKHRAADPLGDPGHADLTAHVDFSALAAIAAQAGLRPWPLLEQGEFLRRLGLAQRREQLGEQATPEQKQDIAAAYHRLTAPEAMGTLFKVFCAVSDAKITPAGWE, encoded by the coding sequence ATGGAAAGCGCTGCGCTGCGCGATATCATTTTGCGCGTGGCGGAGAAGAATCCGCTGACGATCGCGCAATATATGGAACTGGCGCTGCAGCATCCGGAATACGGCTATTACCGCCACAGCGATCCGCTGGGTGCGGACGGCGATTTTGTCACCGCGCCGGAAATCAGCCAGATGTTCGGCGAGACGATAGCCCTGTGGTGCCTGAAGACCTGGCGGCAAATGGGCGAGCCGCCGGAATTTATTTTGTGCGAATTAGGGCCGGGACGCGGCACGATGATGGCGGATATCATGCGCCTGAGCGTCCAAGCCGAAGGATTCCGGAAAGCATGCCGCGTTATCCTCGTTGAGAGCAACGCAAGCTTGCGGGAACGGCAGGATAAGGCGCTCGTGGAGCATCATCCGCGATGGGTCGATCATTTAAGCGCTTTGCCGGAACTTCCGGCCATTATTCTCGCCAATGAATTTTTCGACGCGCTGCCGGTGCGGCAGTTCATCCATCATGAGACGGGCTGGAGCGAAATCCGCGTCGGCGTTCAGGACGGCGCGCTGGCTTGGGTCATGGGCAGGCCCGCCCCCAGCGCGGCGATGCTATTGAGCGAGACACAGCGAAAGCTGCCAGTGGGAGCCATCGCCGAAATCTCGCCTCAGGCGCAGGATGTCATGCGCCAAGCCGCCGCGCATATTGCCGAACATAGCGGCGCCGTTTTGGCGATCGATTACGGCTATGAAACGCCGGGCGGAAATCCAACATTCCAGGCACTGGAAAAACACCGCGCTGCCGATCCTCTGGGCGATCCGGGCCATGCAGACCTGACCGCCCATGTCGATTTCAGCGCGCTGGCCGCTATCGCGGCGCAAGCGGGATTGCGCCCATGGCCGCTGCTGGAACAAGGGGAATTTCTGCGCCGCCTGGGCCTCGCGCAGCGCCGCGAACAATTGGGGGAGCAGGCGACGCCGGAACAAAAGCAGGATATCGCCGCCGCTTATCATCGCTTGACGGCCCCCGAGGCAATGGGCACCCTCTTTAAAGTATTTTGCGCGGTTTCGGACGCAAAGATAACGCCGGCGGGATGGGAATGA
- the murJ gene encoding murein biosynthesis integral membrane protein MurJ produces the protein MSFARALFAVSGLTIVSRLAGFARDTIMAFVVGAGPVADAFFVAQRFPNLFRSLFAEGAFNSSFVPLYSDERHRHGDKDAQEFAGEALAVMIAILVPFSALVILAMPWLMHALAPGFSDEPEKYHLAVGFSQIAFPYLLLISIAALQGSILNARHKFVPAAAAPILYNCVMVVMLLAAYWGGFDIGYTLAWAVTLAGVVQCGWLVLSCRKHGVPIPLRRPRMTPRVKHLFKQIGPGAIGAGAAQINLLMSTILASTLPTGAVSYLFYADRLYQLPLGVIGIAISTTLLPIMSRLVQTGDEDKIRHYFSRAVEVVLAIGLPATAGLIMAASPIIKTLFEHGQFGPSETEGTAAALAAYAVGVPAFLLVKVFAAGFFARYDTRTPVKVALVALAANMAGSLLMIGPLQHVGIALASGVATWINAILLLWFLRRQGRVLFDDTARRRIPRLLLCSALMAGLIGLLNKELAGFFVTGSMLMELTGLSILLAVALLVYAALVQVTGAWRWQELPGMLKRSPETDPAAAEISPEE, from the coding sequence ATGTCTTTCGCGCGCGCCCTGTTCGCCGTTAGCGGCCTTACGATCGTCAGCCGTCTCGCCGGTTTCGCGCGCGACACGATCATGGCGTTCGTCGTCGGCGCGGGGCCGGTCGCCGACGCGTTCTTCGTCGCGCAGCGTTTTCCCAACCTGTTTCGCAGCCTGTTCGCCGAGGGCGCGTTCAATTCTTCCTTCGTGCCGCTTTACAGCGACGAGAGGCATCGCCATGGCGATAAAGACGCGCAGGAATTCGCGGGCGAGGCGCTTGCGGTCATGATCGCCATTCTCGTTCCGTTCAGCGCGCTCGTCATTCTCGCCATGCCCTGGCTCATGCACGCCTTGGCGCCAGGTTTCTCCGACGAGCCGGAGAAATATCATCTTGCGGTCGGCTTCAGCCAGATCGCTTTTCCCTATCTGCTGCTGATATCGATTGCCGCTTTGCAGGGCAGCATATTGAACGCGAGGCATAAATTCGTGCCCGCCGCCGCCGCGCCGATCCTGTATAACTGCGTGATGGTCGTCATGCTGCTGGCGGCCTATTGGGGCGGATTCGATATCGGCTACACGCTGGCCTGGGCGGTGACGCTGGCGGGCGTCGTCCAATGCGGCTGGCTGGTCTTAAGCTGCCGCAAGCATGGCGTGCCGATTCCGCTGCGGCGGCCGAGAATGACTCCGCGCGTGAAGCATCTGTTCAAGCAGATCGGCCCGGGCGCCATAGGCGCGGGCGCGGCGCAGATCAATCTTTTGATGTCGACCATTCTTGCCTCCACATTGCCGACCGGCGCGGTGTCTTATCTGTTTTACGCGGATCGCCTGTATCAGCTGCCGCTCGGCGTCATCGGCATCGCGATTTCGACCACGCTGCTGCCGATTATGTCCCGGCTGGTGCAGACCGGCGACGAAGACAAAATCCGCCATTATTTCAGCCGCGCGGTCGAGGTCGTGCTGGCTATCGGACTGCCCGCCACGGCAGGGCTGATCATGGCGGCATCGCCCATCATCAAAACCTTGTTCGAGCATGGCCAGTTCGGCCCCAGTGAGACTGAGGGCACGGCGGCGGCGCTTGCCGCCTATGCGGTGGGCGTTCCCGCCTTTCTTCTGGTCAAAGTGTTCGCCGCCGGTTTCTTCGCCCGCTACGACACGCGCACGCCGGTCAAGGTCGCTCTTGTCGCGCTGGCGGCCAATATGGCCGGATCACTGCTGATGATCGGGCCGCTCCAGCATGTCGGCATCGCGCTGGCGAGCGGCGTGGCGACATGGATCAATGCCATCCTCCTGCTCTGGTTCCTTCGGCGGCAGGGCAGGGTGCTGTTCGACGATACGGCGCGGCGGCGGATTCCGCGTTTGCTCTTGTGCAGCGCGCTTATGGCTGGTTTAATCGGTTTGCTCAACAAAGAGCTTGCGGGATTTTTCGTCACCGGCAGCATGCTGATGGAGTTAACGGGCCTGAGCATATTGTTGGCCGTGGCGCTTCTCGTTTATGCCGCGTTGGTACAGGTCACGGGAGCCTGGCGCTGGCAGGAACTGCCCGGAATGCTCAAACGCTCGCCGGAGACGGATCCGGCCGCGGCGGAAATCTCTCCCGAGGAATAG
- the lgt gene encoding prolipoprotein diacylglyceryl transferase codes for MALPFPSIDPVAFHIGPVAVRWYALAYLGAFLFGWRYCMSLVRNRLTVPLPKNYDDYVTWSVAGVVLGGRLGYVLVYNLDHYIKDPMDILATWHGGMSFHGGLAGVLLSAWLYARKHKIGFWRFMDPLAAATPIGLFLGRLANFVNGELFGRATDIPWGMVFPHGGDQPRHPSQLYQAGMEGLLLFLVLFIITKKTRWQEHPGLLSGVFLIGYGIARIVGEFFRQPDAQIGFLWGGITMGQLLSLPMVAFGLWLIRRAMRPTAQ; via the coding sequence ATGGCCCTTCCCTTTCCTTCCATCGACCCGGTAGCATTTCATATCGGCCCCGTGGCCGTCCGCTGGTACGCGCTGGCCTATCTCGGCGCTTTCCTGTTCGGATGGCGCTATTGCATGAGTCTGGTGCGCAACCGGCTGACGGTGCCTTTGCCGAAAAACTACGACGATTACGTCACCTGGTCGGTGGCTGGCGTCGTGCTGGGCGGACGGCTCGGTTATGTGCTGGTCTATAACCTCGATCATTATATCAAAGACCCGATGGATATCCTCGCCACCTGGCATGGCGGCATGTCGTTTCATGGCGGCCTGGCGGGCGTCTTGCTATCGGCGTGGCTCTATGCGCGCAAGCACAAGATCGGATTCTGGCGTTTCATGGACCCGCTGGCCGCCGCGACGCCGATCGGATTGTTCCTCGGACGCCTCGCCAATTTCGTCAATGGCGAACTGTTCGGACGCGCGACCGACATTCCCTGGGGCATGGTCTTTCCGCATGGCGGCGATCAGCCACGCCATCCCAGCCAGCTTTATCAGGCCGGCATGGAAGGACTGCTGCTATTCCTGGTGCTTTTCATCATCACCAAGAAAACCAGATGGCAGGAGCATCCCGGCCTTTTGAGCGGCGTCTTTCTAATCGGCTACGGCATCGCGAGAATCGTCGGCGAGTTTTTCCGCCAGCCCGACGCTCAAATCGGCTTCCTGTGGGGCGGAATCACCATGGGGCAGTTGCTATCGCTGCCCATGGTCGCGTTCGGCCTGTGGCTAATCCGGCGCGCGATGCGCCCCACGGCGCAATGA
- a CDS encoding DUF4167 domain-containing protein, which produces MRQGPNGRRGRGRPHPGGSGSSGNNGNGSGNSNGHGNGGPPARRSAASLRNQNFDSNGPEVRVRGNAWQVHEKYQSLARDASSSGDRVAAENYLQHAEHYYRIIEAINEATAAEQQVRGYSQQPDTRNFHPPSGAGPAPATGEGQVEFHGNTPFVSPGNAQPTPAQTQTVNPFFTPESSDEDEQDAPVVMVANR; this is translated from the coding sequence ATGAGACAGGGTCCGAATGGCCGTCGCGGCCGCGGTCGTCCTCATCCCGGTGGCAGCGGGAGCAGCGGCAATAACGGCAATGGTAGCGGCAACAGCAATGGACATGGCAACGGCGGTCCTCCCGCGCGCCGTTCGGCGGCATCGCTCCGCAATCAGAACTTCGACAGCAATGGCCCGGAAGTCCGCGTACGCGGCAATGCCTGGCAAGTGCATGAGAAATACCAGTCGCTGGCGCGCGATGCGTCGTCGTCGGGCGACCGGGTCGCCGCCGAGAATTACCTTCAGCATGCGGAACATTATTATCGAATCATCGAAGCCATCAACGAAGCCACCGCCGCCGAGCAACAGGTGCGGGGCTATAGCCAGCAGCCTGACACGCGCAATTTCCATCCGCCGTCGGGCGCCGGTCCCGCTCCTGCAACAGGCGAAGGTCAAGTGGAATTCCACGGCAACACGCCTTTTGTAAGCCCGGGCAACGCCCAGCCGACTCCCGCGCAGACGCAGACCGTCAACCCATTCTTCACGCCGGAATCATCGGACGAAGATGAACAAGACGCTCCCGTCGTCATGGTCGCCAATAGATAA
- the proC gene encoding pyrroline-5-carboxylate reductase has translation MKPIILVGCGHLGQAMLRRWLDHNEDYHFTVVKPSPLPDDLASHARVTWVAEPPNAAEAAAIIYAVRPQQLAAILPAYRDLARTCPNISVAAGWTLKKLAQYLGDAAIIRTMPNLPAQIGLGVTAAVANDRCDQATKDLAENLLHATGEVAWLDDERQMDAVTALSGSGPAYAFLLAAAMEEAGIKLGLPQPVAGRLARQTVYGAAAYMVQGDQAADELWRAMQLPGGTTEAAFTRLLAADGMTPMILEAMQRAAACAAEIGQSS, from the coding sequence TTGAAGCCGATCATCCTCGTCGGATGCGGCCATCTCGGCCAGGCGATGCTGCGCCGATGGCTCGATCATAACGAAGATTATCATTTCACCGTCGTCAAGCCTTCTCCCTTGCCGGATGATTTGGCAAGTCATGCTCGCGTGACGTGGGTGGCGGAACCGCCTAATGCCGCCGAAGCAGCCGCCATCATCTATGCCGTAAGACCGCAGCAGCTTGCCGCGATCCTGCCCGCTTATCGTGATCTGGCGCGAACCTGCCCTAATATTTCCGTTGCGGCGGGCTGGACGCTTAAAAAGCTGGCTCAGTATCTTGGCGACGCGGCGATCATCCGCACCATGCCGAATCTGCCTGCGCAAATCGGGCTTGGCGTGACGGCGGCGGTCGCGAATGATCGGTGCGATCAAGCCACGAAGGATTTGGCCGAGAATTTACTTCATGCGACGGGAGAGGTCGCATGGCTCGACGACGAGAGACAGATGGATGCCGTGACGGCTCTTTCCGGCAGCGGCCCGGCCTATGCCTTTCTGCTCGCGGCGGCGATGGAGGAGGCCGGGATCAAGCTTGGGCTGCCGCAGCCGGTCGCGGGGCGGCTGGCGCGGCAGACGGTTTATGGAGCAGCCGCTTATATGGTACAAGGCGACCAGGCGGCGGATGAGCTTTGGCGCGCCATGCAGCTGCCCGGCGGTACGACCGAAGCGGCGTTCACGCGCCTGCTTGCCGCGGACGGCATGACACCGATGATTCTCGAAGCCATGCAGCGCGCCGCCGCCTGCGCCGCGGAGATCGGTCAATCATCATGA
- the trpS gene encoding tryptophan--tRNA ligase, with amino-acid sequence MKRILSGMQPTGNLHLGNYLGALRNWVKMQDGAECFYCVVDLHAITLPQEPAALRAAIRDTAAAYIAAGVDPDKSVLFAQSAVPAHAELNWIFATLTPLGWLNRMTQFKDKSAKSRDLELLGLYAYPVLMAADILIYKATHVPVGEDQKQHLELARDVAGAFNRQFNTDYFPLPEPQILGEATRVMSLRDGTKKMSKSDESDYSRINLTDDADMIALKIRKAKTDTEPLPDNLAALEKRPEADNLITIYAALADKKRTDILAEFSGKQFSEFKKPLTDLAVAKLSPITARMRELQADHAAIDKILRRGAERANELADKHMRDVKEIVGLWS; translated from the coding sequence ATGAAGCGCATTCTTTCGGGCATGCAGCCCACCGGCAATCTTCATCTCGGCAATTATCTCGGGGCGCTGCGCAATTGGGTGAAGATGCAGGACGGAGCCGAATGCTTCTATTGCGTCGTCGATCTGCACGCGATCACGCTGCCGCAGGAGCCTGCCGCCTTGCGCGCCGCGATTCGCGATACGGCGGCGGCTTACATCGCTGCGGGAGTCGATCCGGACAAGAGCGTCCTGTTCGCGCAGAGCGCCGTGCCCGCCCATGCCGAACTGAACTGGATTTTCGCGACGCTGACGCCGCTCGGCTGGCTCAATCGCATGACGCAGTTCAAGGATAAATCGGCGAAAAGCCGCGATCTCGAATTGCTCGGTCTCTATGCCTATCCCGTGCTGATGGCCGCCGATATTCTGATCTATAAGGCGACGCATGTGCCGGTCGGCGAGGATCAAAAGCAGCATCTGGAACTTGCGCGCGATGTCGCGGGAGCGTTCAACCGCCAGTTCAACACGGATTATTTCCCGCTGCCGGAACCGCAGATTCTGGGCGAGGCCACGCGGGTCATGTCGCTGCGCGACGGCACCAAGAAAATGAGCAAATCGGACGAATCCGATTATTCGCGCATCAATCTCACCGACGACGCGGATATGATCGCGCTGAAAATCAGGAAAGCGAAAACCGATACCGAGCCGCTGCCGGACAATCTCGCCGCGCTCGAAAAACGCCCGGAAGCGGATAATCTCATCACGATCTACGCCGCGCTGGCGGACAAGAAACGGACGGATATCCTGGCTGAATTCTCCGGCAAGCAGTTTTCGGAATTCAAGAAGCCTCTCACCGATCTCGCGGTGGCCAAGCTATCCCCGATCACGGCGCGGATGCGCGAACTACAGGCCGATCACGCCGCCATCGATAAAATTCTGCGGCGCGGCGCGGAACGCGCCAATGAACTGGCCGACAAGCATATGCGCGACGTCAAGGAGATCGTGGGGCTGTGGTCTTAA